ATCCCTTGATCCTGGCTTCCCACCCATTGACCTTAGCTGCTTATGCCTATTAAGCAGATTACGGTTCCCCCATCGTGAAATGTGGGTACCACAGTTCCCTGATGGGCATTTCTCCACCAGCCCATGATGGCCTGAGTTTCCTTACTGCAgtctcctccctgagccttggcTTCTCTATGTGTGTCCTACCTCCAGGACCCACAGGCCTCTCaacccccagccctgggctgctTCCCTAGCCTcttctctgctccctccctgAGGGCCTAACTCCCTTGGGTAGTGCTGCAGAATATAGAGCCACAGGCCCTGGCTGATGATCTGGTGGACTGGGCAAATTGGCCGTGACAGGTCAGGTTCTGGTTCAAAGCCAATTCCTCCGATGCCAAGGAATGTCGAAGAAGGTCCTTTGCGTTGATGCCCCATAGCTGCCCCACCTCAGCAATCGTGCCGTAACCTGGGCCGTCACAGTCAGACAACCAGCTGAAGAAGCTCAGGCAGTGACCTGCGGGAAACTCGGGCTTTCACTTGCATGACCCTGGAaccactggactgcagtggagccAGTCGCCCTGTATCCTGGAGGGAGACGAGTCAGGAAGGCTCACGCCAGGCCCAGCTTCCGAGGTACTACCCCCTCTACTCCTCATGGAGGATGCCAATGCAATACTCCTTAGTCATCACTTTGTTTCCGAAGTAAATGTTGTGATGAAAGGCAAACTTCTTCCTACCACTTGTATTCAGGGTGGCCGAGTTCCTCCACCTGCCTGTCCAAGAAGGAGAAACAGGGCTGTGAAGGGGCAATTTCATCTAGGTGGGCAGAGGTGGCATTCTAGCCGGGGTGAAGCATGCGTTTCCCCTTCCCAGCTTTCCCGCTGAGACACACCTGAGCCCCAGAAGGACCTCAACCAGACCAGGACCGTAGCACCCTCCCCCAGACCCAGGCTTTCCATCCTGACCTGCAAATCCAACATGCAGCTCTGAAGGACTTTCTCATGGTTTCTGAGCTCCTTGCTCTCACCAGAAAGAATCAGAACTTTTAAAGTGTTCTTTACGCcaacttaaatttttcatttggaCTACCTCATGTTTTGGATGAGgcatgtatttttacatttattttcacccTTATTGTACCTCTATGATAAACTGCTTGCTTACATTCATACCATAATTATGTCTCAGGTTACTTGTCTGTTCCTAAAGATTCACTGAAACAAAGAATTGCATATATGCTTGTATCTTTCAGCAACCGTATGTCAGATAGCACTGCACATTACTGCAGACATCGCATATACAGGTCCAAAggtagatgaagaagaagaaagcaagcttgAAACTCTATACATTCCTAAAAGCATATCAGAAACTCACAAATAACAGTGAAATCAAAGAATGATCCCAGccaattccattacatacctagactgaaatatgaaacttcaaagaaaagacagattagaACTTTGGgtttgtaaaaattttcctaAATAGGTATAAGTATTGGAAACTTTGTCTCACTAGAAAACGTAAACAAAAATCcatgtttttcatgtttgtaaatatACATAGTTTTATATCCATCAGTTATGACATGCAAGAAGTAATAAAGTGgaagtacaataaaatgatatatggaACTTCCTCAGTCTTAAAATATTCCATGGAGACTGTCAATTttatgaaaactataaagaatgCTTCATGAAACTACATTGTACAGTGCCATTTACTATTTTACGTACATTTGAAATAATCAACAATTAAAGGGAATACATCAACATTATTTAATACGATTAACGTTATTTTTCTTGAGTAATCCTGTTGAAATTaaggattttaaataaaacattaaaaacaaattatattgacTGCTTTCAGCTTTGGATGAAATCATACTTGTGTATTTGTAGTAATGGGAAGCATAACTTTCTCCTCACAATTAATCTTTTATAAGGCAGGCGACTTTCCTCCCACGTGCCCGCCCCGATCACTTCCCCCAGGACACCCCTGCCGCCCTAGCCCCAGGAACCAGAGAGTTTTCTCTGGATCTGCAGTATTACTTCCGTACCATCTACCTGGCCTGCCTAACGAAGAGAGATGTTTCCTGTGTTCGTGACACACAGAGATGTTCATGGCTTGCCACACTGAGGATGTCAGGGCACAGGGCTGCCATGCCCACAATTCCAAAGGCCACGCAGCCCGCGTGTGCCTGGATGCCTAGCTACCCGGCACAAGCTCCAAGGGCTTCTCGGAGGAGGCTTGGGCAGGgaaggcggggggtggggggctggagaTGCAGGCCCGCCAGTGGCTGTGCCGCCCAGGGAGACGCCCACCGCCCTCCCATTGATTGGCCCCGACGGGAGGAAGTCGGCCTGGGTGCGGCCCCTCGGCCCTTCGCGCGCAGTCCCTTAGGGGGCGCCTGGAAGCCCGGCGCATGCGCCCTGAGGGCTCGCTGAGCTACCGGGTGCCATAGAGGCTGCGGCAGGGTTCCTGTGGCGTGGGTCGGGCAGCACAGGCCTTGGTGCGTGCGAGTGCCGAGGAGGGCACCGCCTTCAGGATGGAGGCTGTACAGGAGGGGGCGGCCGGGGTGGAGAGTGAGCAGGCGGCTTTGGGGGAGGAGGCGGTGCTGCTGTTGGATGACATAATggcggaggtggaggtggtggcggAGGAGGAGGGCCTCGTGGAGCGGCAGGAGGAGGCCCAGCGggcacagcctggccctgggcccaTGACCCCAGAGTCTGCACTGGAGGAGCTGCTGGCCGTTCAGGTGGAGCTGGAGCCGGTTAATGCCCAAGCCAGGAAGGCCTTTTCTCGGCAGCGGGAAAAGATGGAGCGGAGGCGCAAGCCCCACCTAGACCGCAGAGGCGCCGTCATCCAGAGCGTCCCTGGCTTCTGGGCCAATGTTGTATCCTTCTCAGTGTTTCTTCGGCCTTTCTAGTGGAGAGGTGCTCTCGGGGAAGTGTAAGTGACCGATGGGCAGCTCGGCGTCGATGTGACTCTTTGGGGAACAAAGGGGAGTTGCCACGGACAAATGTGGCTGCGGAAAGCCACAGCAGGCGTGGGTACTATTGTCCTGCAAGCGGCAGAGAAACCCTTGGTGATGCCGAGCAGCAGACGTTTGGGGCAtctttttgaagagcagaagcgAGTTCAGACCAGAAGAGGTTTTTCGGTGAAGCAAGCTATTTTTAAGGGAGTGTGATTGCTGCCCCTTGCTAGTCCGATCTGGGACTGGGCGTCTTCGGCTCTAAGCAGATTCTGCCACTCCTCAGACACCAGCAAGTCTCTGCAAATCGCGCCTCCCCATGTCAGTGCAGTCAGCCTCAGAATCATACACCCTCTGTGAACACAGGAGGCCTTAGTTTACGGGGAGGGGGAGGTGAAAGGAGATCATACATGGAAGCAGATCTGAGAAATCCCCTACCCCAGCCTCTGGGTGCGCTTAGGCCTTCTTCCCTGCTGCTCGTCGCTTTCCCTTCCATCGTGTATAAAGTCTCTTTGACCTAAATCAGATTGCAAACCACCCCCAGATGTCAGCCCTGATCACTGACGAAGATGAAGACATGCTGAGCTACATGGTCAGCCTGGAGGTGAGGCCAGGAAGACTGAGGCTAGAGGGTTTAGCGGGGGAGGGTAAGGGAAATAATTCATTCCTGTAAGCAAGAGTGAGCACCTCACCCGAAAACGTATTTAAGCTTTCTCCACCTTGTCCTGACAGGTGGAAGAAGAGAAGCATCCTGTTCATCTCTGCAAGATCATGTTGTTCTTTCGGAGTAACCCCTACTTCCAGAATGAAGTGATTACCAAGGAATATCTGGTGAACATCACAGGTGACAGGTGGCTCCCAGGATGGGTAGTGGAAGGAAGATGGCGGGTGGATCATTGCCGACGTGATCCAGCCCCCTTCCCACAAAAACTCCTGTCTCTGTAGaatacagggcttctcattccacTCCAATTGAGTGGTATCCGTATTATGAAGTGGAGGCCTATCGCCGCAGACACCACAGCAGCAGCCTTAACTTCTTCAACTGGTTCTCTGACCACAACTTCGCAGGATCTAACAAGATTGCTGAGGTGAGTCCTCACTGGGAAACATGAGAAATGACCCCGTgtgttcccagctgcttgggtcaCCTTTCTGAGCCCTGATGAGGCCTTTCCCGATTGAGTCCCCTGACAGATCCTATGTAAGGAGCTGTGGCGCAATCCCCTGCAATACTACAAGAGGATGAAGCCACCTGAAGAGGGAACAGAGACGTCAGGTGAGCCGTTAGTTGGGACTGGAGCTGTTTGATGCCTAGTATAAGGGGGTTGATGCACCTGCCTATTCAGGGAGCCTGGGTGCTCATTTCAGAAATGTAGAAATTGAGGCTCCTTTGGTACATGTAGAAATTCcttgagaggaagacagagagtgaCAGAATCCAGGACGTTCATGGCATTGGGCTGAAAAGGCACATTAGAGACTTCACGCAAAGCAGGTGATAGCTGTGGAGTCTTAAGCCCAGTGAAGAATCGTCCATTTCCAGAATCAATGAGGAGTAAAGCTGAAAATCATTCAGTTCAGTCTGTGGCACTTGATTCCATGGCTGTGAACCCCTCCGGCAGTCATCCTACCAACCCCATAAGATTGGGCTCCCTGAATGTGCGTCCTGATCATCCTTGCCCCAAACCACAAAGGACTGTTTAGATTGATGGATTTCCTTAAGCTGTTGCCCCATCAGACTTCTGTGTGCTTTTAGGGTACAGTGCATCTTGTTAGCTGACTCCCCTCACAGACAATACTGGGAATGGGGCAGGGATTGCGCAGAACAGTTTGTAACACGTGGTAGGAGGAAGTTTAAGGGATCACAAATGGGGAAGGGATATCCTTTTCTCAGCGGGCCCCACAATTGAAACATTTCAAGGTATGGCTCAGAGAAAATGCGTTTTAACGTGAGTTTGTGTTTCTCTAGGGGACTCCCAGTTGTTGAGTTGAATATGATGGAGCATCAGATTTTACCTAATACAGCAGAACTCCTAAAAAGTTACAACAGTATGCAGGACGGCAGTACTCAGCATGGTCTTATGCACAGgaactaaaggaaaaagagatCGAGTCACCAGAAATCAGGAAGAGGGGGTAAATTTGGATTGtatggaatgaaaaataaacattctcaaGGATGTGtgactctgtgtctgtgtgtgtgtgtgagtgtgtctttgtgtttgtgtgtgtgtgtgtatgtttatccaCTTTATTCGGGTGTGATAATGAATTGATCCATCCACGTGCTTTATTCTCTTCATGGAAATTACCAGTCTGCGTTGGAGCTGGGCCTCTAAAGTTGTAGAGTGAATGGGTGTGGGATGTGTTGGGATTCTTCCTACAGGACAGAGTGGGGGAGGTAAAAGCAAAAGACAGCTTAGTTGGAGGCTGACTTCATCCTGTGGAAGCAGAGATAGTTCAAGGAATGGGGTTACTGGGTTTCCAGGTCCCAGTTTGCTGGGACCTCCAAAATCCTTCATTTTGAGTATCATCATACACAATAGATAAGCACAGGATGATGGAAATCTTAAAGTTCGCTTTCGTGTTGAATCCACATGTTCTTTCAAAGGTGAATGCATAATCCTTTTCTGGGACAATCAGCCTCTCAGGACTTCTGAAACATCAACGTGAGAAGAAATGGGCATGTAAGGTGTATGGAGGGACTGTGGGAAAGGTGACAGAGGCATGTGGGAAGGCATTCAGGATACGCTTTTGGCATAGATGACTACGGGAAAAGACAAACTTACAGAAGTGAGGGGAAAGGGCGTGGATTAGTGGAATATAAGATTGTTGGAGAATCCATCCAGGGACTCTCTTGTCACTTGATGACCCTGGATATGGACACTCTTGTGGATGTTTACATCTTTAGTTGGGTTAAGCTTTTCTCCAAGATTCTATGTTAGGTGAGGAGCCCATAACGTATGTAGCTAACAACACTACGAGTGCATTTTGTGCTCTTGCAAAGTCTAGTGAGTCTCTATATTCTCCCTCGTGATTGGCACTGCAGATTGTTTCTGGAGCCCAGGGCCCTTTAATTTTCTGTGGCCTCTTCAGCATACTTTGCCTAAGGTTTAGAATGTAAAGCAAATATAGTTGTAGAGTATGTGTTGCAAGCCTCACACAGGAGGACAAAACATACAGCTTTCATTCGCGAGTGGGAGGCTGCTTCCCAGGAACACCTGTGTCTATGCACAAGACAAGGGGTTGCCTCTGTCAaggatggggcaggaggattTCAGTGTCGGAGGCAGAActttctttcctgttcccagATGAAAGAGTTCCAACATGAGCATCCATGTTGACCACACGCTAATAGAGTGCTAACATTCCTGTCCCGTATAGACTCTTGTCAGCACAGCTTCTGTGAGAAGAGCTATGTTGTTTCAGGGAAGAGGGTTTGACAGTCAAAGTTCCTGAATCTGTTGTGGTGCCTTCAGTATGCATTCTACCCCTT
The sequence above is drawn from the Pan troglodytes isolate AG18354 chromosome Y, NHGRI_mPanTro3-v2.0_pri, whole genome shotgun sequence genome and encodes:
- the LOC112207446 gene encoding testis-specific Y-encoded protein 3 isoform X2, whose product is MEAVQEGAAGVESEQAALGEEAVLLLDDIMAEVEVVAEEEGLVERQEEAQRAQPGPGPMTPESALEELLAVQVELEPVNAQARKAFSRQREKMERRRKPHLDRRGAVIQSVPGFWANVIANHPQMSALITDEDEDMLSYMVSLEVEEEKHPVHLCKIMLFFRSNPYFQNEVITKEYLVNITEYRASHSTPIEWYPYYEVEAYRRRHHSSSLNFFNWFSDHNFAGSNKIAESPDRSYVRSCGAIPCNTTRG
- the LOC112207446 gene encoding testis-specific Y-encoded protein 3 isoform X1; translated protein: MEAVQEGAAGVESEQAALGEEAVLLLDDIMAEVEVVAEEEGLVERQEEAQRAQPGPGPMTPESALEELLAVQVELEPVNAQARKAFSRQREKMERRRKPHLDRRGAVIQSVPGFWANVIANHPQMSALITDEDEDMLSYMVSLEVEEEKHPVHLCKIMLFFRSNPYFQNEVITKEYLVNITEYRASHSTPIEWYPYYEVEAYRRRHHSSSLNFFNWFSDHNFAGSNKIAEILCKELWRNPLQYYKRMKPPEEGTETSGDSQLLS